A genomic segment from Mycolicibacterium tusciae JS617 encodes:
- a CDS encoding type VII secretion target, which produces MTETPDPDPTLAPFTPPYIPSSGDPYYSDNPPMSRSALDGVHGTRGDEPVRWSPSHDGELPPYWMNRYNQDQNDPNLWWPAPPPGPNEIRPSAGEVQPSSFNGKGDEEKPGEQGAGASHVQVNPADLNNAAEQYAQLQMAAAAISPQAVDEVNRIIATHGPMGYPVAVGVVAGLARRQAKVEGKAADFGVYATRLNEHAATYADQDQTGARGYGETAQFTSMHSQTDPWDWDGETEEYEPINPGGAAAGPGAGPAIPPALI; this is translated from the coding sequence GTGACCGAGACACCGGATCCCGACCCGACGTTGGCCCCGTTCACCCCGCCCTACATTCCCAGCAGCGGGGACCCGTACTACTCCGACAACCCGCCGATGTCGCGCTCGGCGCTCGACGGCGTGCACGGAACCCGAGGCGATGAGCCGGTCCGCTGGTCGCCGAGCCATGACGGTGAGCTGCCGCCGTACTGGATGAACCGCTACAACCAGGACCAGAACGACCCAAATCTGTGGTGGCCGGCGCCCCCGCCCGGCCCCAACGAGATCCGCCCGTCGGCAGGCGAGGTCCAGCCCTCGTCGTTCAACGGCAAGGGGGACGAGGAAAAGCCTGGTGAGCAGGGTGCTGGTGCGAGTCATGTGCAGGTCAATCCGGCGGATCTGAACAACGCGGCCGAGCAGTACGCGCAGCTGCAAATGGCGGCCGCGGCGATCAGTCCGCAGGCGGTCGATGAGGTCAACCGCATCATCGCCACCCACGGCCCGATGGGCTATCCGGTCGCGGTGGGGGTGGTTGCCGGGCTGGCTCGCCGGCAGGCCAAGGTCGAGGGCAAGGCCGCTGATTTCGGGGTGTACGCGACGCGACTCAACGAGCACGCCGCCACCTATGCCGATCAGGATCAGACCGGGGCTCGCGGCTATGGCGAGACCGCGCAGTTCACCTCCATGCACAGCCAAACCGATCCGTGGGACTGGGACGGCGAAACCGAGGAGTACGAACCCATCAACCCCGGCGGCGCCGCGGCCGGCCCGGGCGCCGGCCCCGCGATCCCCCCAGCCCTGATCTAA
- a CDS encoding FtsK/SpoIIIE domain-containing protein: MATGKAVPGKAAAGPAPSSRPYATSSAELNHPYVPGESPADQKEAAEGWRWILLTAVAVAGVLGYTKVWPAAQQFLNRPSPARDYLLPASPDPVYVIAGVGVGWFWVLFIAAPVVIAVLAALWWAALSLSNRRARSGHMGHVRPGQEWAGEQYPTLPLILTAAAVLLAATGALLRWAAPSAAHLPGRLLVVALIAAAVFGFWQFARWAYARGLITRQLNKVTFLATPALGWNDPRAGRVRVLRCAYPRGEPPFPKVVKLLHGQHPRAITDEVLAEIAAVLQEITGHTYTFDHDPLTRTVIATETVMVDEDTVVDAESVLAPLVASWFDAAAHIASVTVNKAADEDALFGEGTRNPQLEMDEELAARSAATGNDAIAARIREFTVGFVYNLKVSSAFRRGAIEGMVSDSLGGSWEAEWSMASRRVRFVRSPGLPTMVDPPLDFPEVTRANVRALYKDTVIPFGVDAYGNVVGWDFKQSPHFLIAGATSTGKTSLLMTVATQCARRGMNVVWIDPKGFDSPGMRNWPNVSLVTAGTDEDGLVGHTAALRLIADTMIERLSQVKINPNRADDFDPIVVITDEFSNLAVALGQFYKTYGTSKEKGEPPTSRDIGILLRTARAVGIHMALGIQRPDTMFIAGEARDNTALRVAMGRLRSKDAAIMMFNDAVAGTRLQPGIKGRGTVQLPDGSFREMQAFYTPRVPATEEQDAELSDHERAILAELHNVDSFWPRRVVDNALRGYDPEDEEQKALMSFKLIRESPVVLAADRPDLDPLSDTYVRPTMALHRPTMDDDHADLTEGQTAVLAPLVGAVNGAGNALPFAASVDGFDDDYLPTVDDEYGPPVPVAANELEHGDLIDVSDVDGVSEWKYVHAEPYLTEDAEGGDRLVVPYRDLDDGRNAGDIEVDPYEVMQARQLQMR, encoded by the coding sequence ATGGCCACTGGCAAGGCGGTCCCCGGCAAGGCTGCGGCCGGGCCCGCGCCGTCGAGCCGGCCGTATGCCACCAGCAGCGCCGAACTCAACCACCCCTATGTGCCAGGTGAGTCGCCCGCCGATCAGAAAGAGGCCGCCGAAGGGTGGCGCTGGATTCTGCTGACCGCGGTGGCGGTCGCCGGCGTCCTGGGCTACACGAAGGTCTGGCCCGCCGCCCAACAGTTCCTCAACCGGCCCTCCCCAGCCCGTGACTACCTGCTGCCCGCCTCACCGGACCCGGTGTACGTCATCGCAGGAGTAGGCGTCGGCTGGTTCTGGGTTCTGTTCATCGCCGCCCCAGTCGTCATCGCGGTCCTGGCGGCGCTGTGGTGGGCGGCGCTGAGCCTGTCGAACCGCCGCGCCCGCTCTGGGCACATGGGCCACGTCCGGCCCGGGCAGGAATGGGCCGGGGAGCAGTACCCGACGCTGCCGCTGATCCTGACCGCCGCTGCGGTGCTGCTGGCCGCCACCGGGGCGCTGCTGCGGTGGGCCGCGCCCTCGGCGGCGCACCTGCCCGGCCGGCTACTCGTCGTGGCACTGATCGCGGCCGCGGTGTTCGGGTTCTGGCAGTTCGCCCGGTGGGCCTACGCCCGCGGACTGATCACCCGCCAACTGAACAAAGTCACGTTCCTGGCCACCCCAGCGCTGGGATGGAACGACCCACGCGCCGGCCGTGTGCGCGTGCTGCGGTGCGCCTATCCGCGCGGCGAACCACCGTTCCCGAAGGTGGTCAAGCTGCTCCACGGGCAGCACCCCCGCGCGATCACGGACGAGGTTCTTGCCGAGATCGCCGCTGTGCTGCAGGAGATCACCGGGCACACCTACACCTTCGATCACGATCCCCTTACGCGAACGGTGATCGCCACCGAGACCGTGATGGTCGACGAGGACACCGTGGTCGACGCTGAATCGGTGCTCGCGCCGCTGGTCGCATCATGGTTTGACGCCGCAGCCCACATCGCGTCGGTGACGGTGAACAAGGCGGCCGACGAGGACGCCCTGTTCGGTGAGGGGACGAGGAATCCGCAGCTAGAGATGGACGAGGAGCTGGCGGCACGCTCGGCGGCCACCGGCAACGATGCGATCGCCGCCCGGATCCGCGAGTTCACCGTGGGGTTCGTCTACAACCTCAAAGTCAGCTCCGCCTTCCGCCGCGGGGCGATCGAGGGCATGGTGTCCGACTCGCTCGGCGGCTCCTGGGAGGCCGAGTGGAGCATGGCGTCACGACGGGTGCGGTTCGTCCGCAGCCCTGGCCTGCCAACCATGGTCGATCCGCCGCTGGACTTCCCCGAGGTGACACGGGCGAACGTGCGCGCGCTCTACAAGGACACCGTGATCCCGTTCGGGGTGGACGCCTACGGCAACGTCGTGGGCTGGGACTTCAAACAGTCCCCGCACTTCCTCATCGCCGGCGCCACCTCGACCGGTAAGACCTCGCTGCTGATGACGGTGGCGACGCAATGCGCCCGGCGCGGCATGAACGTGGTGTGGATCGATCCCAAGGGCTTCGACTCCCCCGGTATGCGCAATTGGCCGAACGTCTCGCTGGTGACGGCCGGCACCGATGAGGACGGGCTGGTGGGTCACACCGCGGCACTGCGCCTGATCGCCGACACCATGATCGAGCGGCTTTCGCAGGTGAAGATCAACCCCAACCGGGCTGATGACTTCGACCCGATCGTGGTGATCACCGACGAGTTCTCCAACCTCGCCGTGGCGCTCGGCCAGTTCTACAAGACCTACGGAACGTCCAAGGAAAAGGGTGAGCCGCCGACGTCGCGCGACATCGGGATCCTGCTGCGTACCGCGCGTGCTGTGGGCATCCACATGGCCCTCGGTATCCAGCGACCGGACACGATGTTCATCGCCGGTGAGGCCCGCGACAACACCGCGTTGCGGGTGGCGATGGGGCGGCTGCGCTCCAAGGATGCGGCCATCATGATGTTCAACGATGCCGTGGCCGGCACCCGGCTGCAGCCAGGGATCAAGGGCCGCGGCACCGTGCAGCTGCCCGACGGATCGTTCCGGGAGATGCAGGCGTTCTACACCCCCCGCGTGCCGGCCACCGAGGAACAAGACGCCGAACTGTCCGATCACGAACGGGCGATCCTGGCCGAGCTACACAACGTGGACAGCTTCTGGCCGCGGCGGGTGGTCGACAACGCACTGCGCGGATATGACCCCGAAGACGAAGAGCAAAAGGCGCTGATGTCGTTCAAGTTGATCCGTGAATCGCCGGTCGTTCTGGCCGCCGATCGTCCTGACCTGGATCCGCTGAGTGACACCTACGTGCGACCGACGATGGCGCTGCACCGGCCCACAATGGATGACGACCATGCTGACCTGACCGAAGGGCAAACGGCAGTGTTGGCGCCGCTCGTTGGCGCGGTGAATGGGGCAGGAAATGCGCTCCCGTTCGCCGCCTCGGTGGACGGCTTCGACGACGACTATCTGCCCACTGTCGATGATGAGTACGGACCGCCTGTTCCGGTGGCGGCAAACGAGTTGGAGCACGGCGATTTGATCGATGTCTCTGACGTTGACGGTGTCTCGGAGTGGAAGTACGTTCACGCTGAGCCCTACCTCACCGAGGACGCCGAGGGTGGTGACCGGCTGGTAGTTCCCTATCGGGACCTCGACGACGGCCGCAACGCCGGCGATATCGAGGTCGATCCCTACGAAGTGATGCAGGCTCGGCAACTGCAGATGCGCTAA